The sequence CCCAGCTAGAGCGCGACAGCCGCTGGCAGGGCGACCCCCTCACCGAAGATCGCCTGCGCGAGTTGTCGTCCTACACTCTCTCCTACCAAGAGATGGAGAAGGGCGAGTCGTTTGTGCAAGAGTCGCTGAAGGATCGGGCGCGCGATCGCCAGCGGTGGGTGTTTGGTGTGCCGCTGATCGCCCTTGCCCTCGGCGGGTTGCTTATAGTAAATCAAAACCAAGAGCTGCCAGAAACCCAGTCCTGATCCGATGCCCCCAGCCCCTAAAACCGTTGTTGTTGTCGGTGCCAGTCGCGGCATTGGGGCGGCGGTGGCTCAGCATTTCGCTAGTCAGGGTGACAGGGTATGGTCAGTGTGCCGCAGCCCAGCTGTAGCAGGTGAGTGGATCCAGGCAGATATTTCGGGGCCGGAGGGGGTGGGTGCGATCGCAGCCGCCCTCGGCGACACCCCAGTCGATGCCCTGCTGTTTATGGGCGGCGTGTGGGAAGAAGGCGCATTTACCGACGCCTACAGCTTTCTCAACAGCTCCGATGCCGAGACCCGCTGGGTGATGAGCATCAATGCGATCGCCCCTATCGAGATCACCCGCGCCCTAGCGACAAACCTGGCCCAGACGGCCAATCCTCGCGCTATCTACATCGGTGCCCTCTCTGGGTTGGAAAACTGCGCCTCACCAGAGGTCGCTAACACCGCCGCCAAGTTTGGCCTGCGAGGTGCGGTGCAGGCACTGCGACTGGCCCTGGACGGTCAGAATATCGGCTTTACCGTCATCAACCCCGGCAACGTGGCCACCGAGGAAGTTCTGCTCGACATTGAGGAAGGCCGGTTCGGGTCACAGACCCCAATTCCCATGGAGGTGATAACAGGCACGATCGACTGGTTAATTAGCCTACCGCCCAGCGTGGATGTGCCGGAGTTGAACCTGTGGCAGCGATCGGGCGATCGCTAGCCCAGGTTTTCTACAGCTGGCCAAAGCCCTTCTTTTTCTTCTGGCTTTTCTGTTTTTTGTTGGTGGGGGCGCGAAAGCCGGGCTGAGCCCCGCCACCCATACCCGGTAGCCCAGGCATGCCGCCGCCCATACCGGGGAAACCGCCCTCCATGCCGGGCATACCGCCGCCCATGCCCGGAAAGCCGCCACCGCGACCCATCTGCTGCATCATGGTGCGCATTTTGGTGAAATCGCTGACCAGCTTGCCCACGTCTTTTTCTTGGTGACCCGAGCCTTTGGCAATCCGGCGGCGACGGCTGGGAGAGCTAGAGAGCAGATTGGGCTGCTTGCGCTCCTGGGTGGTCATGGAGTTGATCATGGCTTCGCAGCGTTTGAGCTGGGCTTCACCCTGCTCTAGCATGTCGCCCGTGATTTGCTTACCTATGCCCGGTATCAGCTTCATGATGCCGCCGAGGGAGCCCATGCTCTTCATGAAGCGCATCTGCTTAAGAAAGTCGTCGAAGTCAAACTCGGCTTCGAGAATTTTCTGCGTCAGCTTTTCGGCGTCGGCAATATCGACGGCTTCCTGAGCTTTTTCGACCAGGGTAAGCACGTCGCCCATGCCCAAAATGCGCGAGGCCATGCGCTCGGGGTAAAAGGGTTGTAGCGCCTCTACCTTCTCGCCCACGCCAATGAATTTGATCGGCTGGCCCGAAATTTGCCGCACCGACAGGGCCGCCCCACCCCGCGCGTCACCATCCATCTTGGTGAGAATGGCCCCGGTAATGCCAATCTCGTCGTGAAAGGTGCGAGTGAGGTTGGCGGCTTCCTGGCCGGTCATGGCATCGACTACCAGCAGCACTTCATCGGGGTCGATGGCGGTTTTGATGTCGGCCAGCTCGGCCATCATTTTGGGGTCGATCTGCAAACGCCCCGCCGTGTCCACGATCACCGTATCCACGCCGTCAGCCTTGGCTTTTTCAATACCCTGGCGGGCAATATCGACGGGGTTGGCGTCGGTACCCAGCTCAAACACCGGCACGTCGATCTGCTTACCCAGGGTAATCAGCTGATCGACCGCCGCCGGACGGTAGACGTCGGTGGCCACCAGCAAAGTGCTGCGGTTTTCTTTGCGCAGGTGCAGCGCCAATTTGGCGGTGGCGGTGGTTTTACCCGTACCTTGCAGGCCCGCCATCAGCACCACGGTGGGCTTGGTGGGTGAGTCGGCTAGGGGAGCGTTGGTGTCGCCCATCAGCCGCACCAGCTCGTCGTTCACCACTTTGATGAACTGCTGGTCGGGGCTGATGCCCTTGACCACCTCAATGCCTAGGGCGTTTTCTTTGACCTGGGCGATAAAGTCTTTGATCACCTGGAGGTTGACATCGGCCTCTAACAGGGCCCGGCGCACCTCGCGCAGGGCGCTGTCGATGTTAGACTCGCTGATTTTGTCCTGGCCACGCAGGCTTTTCCAGGCAGACTCAAGGCGATCGGACAGGGCTTCAAACATTGGTTTAACAGAGAGAATAATCCTGGGGCGGAAACTCTATTCTAAAGGGTGAAGGCTCTAACCAGAAGCAGAAGCAGCGTCGTTAGAAAAGACACGCCGAAATTGGTTAACATGGATGTAAAAAATCAACATCAGCCGTAGGTAAGCTGTGCGAGGAGTAGGGTGAAGTTTCGCTGCAGAGAGAATGTTTGCTCGATCTCTGCAAACCCTCAGCATTCCGCAAAGATATCAGTGCCACTGCGGAATCCTAATCGGTTGCTTTGTAAGACTTTAGTGAAGGGTACACCAAGGGCAACTATGGCTAACGAATCGTCTCGCTGCGTCGATACCGACCGAGTAGCTAACTCTACAGGAGGGCTACTGTTAGATCTCTCTTATACTCTGGGCGATCGCAGTGAAAGTTGCCAGGAGGGTGAGACCCCTGATCCGATCGCTCAGCCGATCGCTCAGCCGGTCCTGCCCTGGCTAGAGCTGATTCAGCAGTACAGCCACTTGGTTATGGCGGTAGTTGATGTAGCTACCACCATCAGTGCCCCCACCCAGGCCCATCCGGTGCTGTTTGCAAACCGATATTTCTGCCGCCTAACCGGCATTCGCCTCGAAGGCGGGCACCTCGACTTGAGTTTCTTTAACCGCCTCTCGACGACCGACCAAAAGGCGCTTCAGGAACGCTTTCGGCGACATTTTCTCAGTGCGGTGTTGCAGCATACCTACGGGCAGGCCGATTTAGTATCTAAGCGTCTGCTTCACGAGCCCCTGGTAGTAGCCCTAGACGATTCTGAAACCGGCCAGGTGCGCCAGATTGAGCTGCGCCTGCGCACCACCGACGGCGGCTTGCGGGTGACGGCGATTTCTCCCGAACTCCAGGCCAGTCTGTCAACATGTTGGGCCGAGCCGCCCCGACGCGAACAGGTCGCCAACCAGCTCTTGAGCAAAGATCCGGTCTTTAAGCAGCTGCTCTCGGCCCTAAAGCCCGGAAACTATACCGCCAGCGGCCAGATTTTAATTGAGGGTATTGACGTTACCGAACGCGAGATCTCAAAGACGCTGATTGAGCTGCTGGTCGGCCATGAGTCGGTGTTGGGAACCCGCCGCTTTGAGCAAGCCAACGAGCTGATGAAGCAGCTGTTTGATGCGACCGATAGCTTTTTGCTCAGCGCTGAAAACAATCAGGCTCAATTGTTTACCGGCCTCGATCGGCCCGAGTGGCAGACGGCAATTTATGGCGTAGACGATCTCGCGGGGTCGGCATTTTTGCGGGCTACTGAGCGCCACGAGGTGGTGAACGTGCCCGACCTCAGCCTCGACTGCAATACTCAGTGCGAGGTCGATTTGCTCAACCAGGGGGTGCGATCGCTGCTGCTGATTCCTCTGGTGATGCGCGCTAGCCGCCTAGGGGAAAGCAGCGCCCAAATGGTGGGCCTAGTGGGCCTGGCCAGCAATAAACCCTACGCCTTTGACCAGGCCGATTGTAGCTGTGCCACTACTCTGATTCCGGCGCTGACAGCGGCCATGCGCCACAGTGTGCAAGACCGCTTTACCAACATTCACCCCTCAGTGCGGTGGCGGTTTGAACAGGAGGCCGAGCGGTTGAGTCTGGGGTTGCCCCCGGCCCCGGTAGTGTTTGAGAGCGTCTATCCGCTGTACGGCATCTCAGATATTCGCGGCTCATCGGACGAGCGTAACCGGGCAATTCAACAGGATCTGCTAGCCCAGTTTCGGTTGGCCCTAACGGTGGTAGAGGCCGCCGGTCAGGCGGTAAACAATGCCCTGGTGGGTCAGCTGGCGCTCGATTTAGCCGACCATATTGCCGCCCTGGAAGAAGGCGTGACGGTGGATTCGGAGGTGACGCTGCTGCGCTATTTGCAGGGGGAAGTGGAGGTGCATTTTGGCTACTTTGCCCAGCACAGCGATGACGCCGCCGCTGCGATCGCCCAGTACCAAGCCACCATCGACAGTAATCACGGCTGTGTGTATACCGCCCGTGCCGTCTACGACGAAACCATTGGCCACATCAATGGGCTGCTGCGCGACACCTGGAACCAGTGGCAGCAGACCATGCAAGCGATTACCGCTCACTATTGCGATCTGGAGGCCACCGACGGCATCGACCACATGATCTATGCGGGTCGATCGATCGACACCAATTTCACCGAGTTTCAGCTCAAGGCCCTGCGCTACGAGCAGCTGCGGGCAGTATGCGACTGTGCCCGCAAGGGGTTTGCCCTCAAGGCCGCTTACGATACCGATATGACCATCACCCACTTGGTACTGGTACAGGGCTTTACGGTCGATATCGTGCACGACGAAACCACTGAGCGACTGTTCGACGTGCGGGGTACCCGCGACACCCG is a genomic window of Nodosilinea sp. E11 containing:
- a CDS encoding GAF domain-containing protein; this translates as MANESSRCVDTDRVANSTGGLLLDLSYTLGDRSESCQEGETPDPIAQPIAQPVLPWLELIQQYSHLVMAVVDVATTISAPTQAHPVLFANRYFCRLTGIRLEGGHLDLSFFNRLSTTDQKALQERFRRHFLSAVLQHTYGQADLVSKRLLHEPLVVALDDSETGQVRQIELRLRTTDGGLRVTAISPELQASLSTCWAEPPRREQVANQLLSKDPVFKQLLSALKPGNYTASGQILIEGIDVTEREISKTLIELLVGHESVLGTRRFEQANELMKQLFDATDSFLLSAENNQAQLFTGLDRPEWQTAIYGVDDLAGSAFLRATERHEVVNVPDLSLDCNTQCEVDLLNQGVRSLLLIPLVMRASRLGESSAQMVGLVGLASNKPYAFDQADCSCATTLIPALTAAMRHSVQDRFTNIHPSVRWRFEQEAERLSLGLPPAPVVFESVYPLYGISDIRGSSDERNRAIQQDLLAQFRLALTVVEAAGQAVNNALVGQLALDLADHIAALEEGVTVDSEVTLLRYLQGEVEVHFGYFAQHSDDAAAAIAQYQATIDSNHGCVYTARAVYDETIGHINGLLRDTWNQWQQTMQAITAHYCDLEATDGIDHMIYAGRSIDTNFTEFQLKALRYEQLRAVCDCARKGFALKAAYDTDMTITHLVLVQGFTVDIVHDETTERLFDVRGTRDTRYEIVKKRIDKACDAETGDRITQPGMLTVVYSTSEEWQEYQRYLRYLHREGIVAADIEQGTVEPLQGVSGLKFARVRVNPA
- the ffh gene encoding signal recognition particle protein: MFEALSDRLESAWKSLRGQDKISESNIDSALREVRRALLEADVNLQVIKDFIAQVKENALGIEVVKGISPDQQFIKVVNDELVRLMGDTNAPLADSPTKPTVVLMAGLQGTGKTTATAKLALHLRKENRSTLLVATDVYRPAAVDQLITLGKQIDVPVFELGTDANPVDIARQGIEKAKADGVDTVIVDTAGRLQIDPKMMAELADIKTAIDPDEVLLVVDAMTGQEAANLTRTFHDEIGITGAILTKMDGDARGGAALSVRQISGQPIKFIGVGEKVEALQPFYPERMASRILGMGDVLTLVEKAQEAVDIADAEKLTQKILEAEFDFDDFLKQMRFMKSMGSLGGIMKLIPGIGKQITGDMLEQGEAQLKRCEAMINSMTTQERKQPNLLSSSPSRRRRIAKGSGHQEKDVGKLVSDFTKMRTMMQQMGRGGGFPGMGGGMPGMEGGFPGMGGGMPGLPGMGGGAQPGFRAPTNKKQKSQKKKKGFGQL
- a CDS encoding SDR family oxidoreductase; protein product: MPPAPKTVVVVGASRGIGAAVAQHFASQGDRVWSVCRSPAVAGEWIQADISGPEGVGAIAAALGDTPVDALLFMGGVWEEGAFTDAYSFLNSSDAETRWVMSINAIAPIEITRALATNLAQTANPRAIYIGALSGLENCASPEVANTAAKFGLRGAVQALRLALDGQNIGFTVINPGNVATEEVLLDIEEGRFGSQTPIPMEVITGTIDWLISLPPSVDVPELNLWQRSGDR